A single region of the Coregonus clupeaformis isolate EN_2021a chromosome 16, ASM2061545v1, whole genome shotgun sequence genome encodes:
- the plat gene encoding tissue-type plasminogen activator isoform X1 produces the protein MWGVTDRKDPDTTMARVLGLLLFLSALCCSLADKIELRRTKRGTRYYKARCVDGQSAAVRGYGDTWMRWRGQRAEYCRCASQGQERCHYVPVITCYQSRCYNGGTCKEAVYSSDYLCQCPPGFTGAQCEINTNEKCVVGQGKGYRGTWSTSRIGSECINWNSTNLRGKKFTAKRPEANSLGLGNHNFCRNPDNDTKPWCYVYKGTQIAWEFCTLSSCPADQSPVECVQGSGQTYRGTAAVTKRGSSCLPWDSPLITRKFYNAWRSDTRQLGLGSHNFCRNPDGDLGPWCHVYRNMKLTWELCDITKCPRRPTTITTLGPKAPTSNNNNRGTCGQRADNNRSLPSFRILGGARESDITEQPWQAAINVYRPRNKAHLFLCGGVLIDSCWVLSAAHCFEDGFKPERLQVVLGRTFRKNSSSSEQIFEVEKYWSHEKYNKETFDNDIVLMKLKSDIGLCAVNSPEVLPACLPDPGLVLPDWTECEISGYGKEKEFDAMYSERVKRGHVRLWPQDRCVPNVLSGRLVTSNMLCAGDTRGLDDACKGDSGGPLVCPKDGRMTLMGLISWGDGCGKKDTPGVYTRVTQYTDWISSKKQETSQ, from the exons ATGTGGGGAGTGACAGA CAGAAAAGATCCAGACACGACCATGGCCAGAGTATTGGGACTTCTGCTCTTCCTGTCAGCTCTCTGCTGCTCCCTAGCGGACAAA ATTGAGCTTCGTCGCACGAAGAGAGGCACACGCTACTATAAAG cgcGTTGTGTGGATGGCCAGTCAGCTGCGGTGCGTGGTTATGGGGATACATGGATGAGATGGAGGGGACAGCGTGCGGAGTACTGCCGCTGTGCATCACAAGGACAAGAGCGCTGTCACTATGTGCCCGTCATCA CCTGCTATCAGTCAAGGTGCTACAACGGGGGAACCTGTAAGGAGGCGGTCTACTCCTCTGACTATCTGTGCCAGTGTCCACCAGGCTTCACAGGAGCCCAGTGTGAGATCA aCACCAATGAGAAGTGTGTGGTGGGCCAGGGTAAAGGCTATCGTGGTACGTGGAGTACCAGTCGGATCGGCTCAGAATGTATCAACTGGAACTCTACAAACCTCAGAGGGAAGAAGTTCACCGCCAAGAGACCAGAGGCTAACAGCCTAGGGCTGGGCAACCACAACTtctgcag gaatcCAGACAATGATACTAAGCCATGGTGTTATGTCTACAAGGGAACCCAGATAGCCTGGGAGTTCTGTACTCTCTCCAGCTGCCCAGCAG ACCAGAGCCCAGTGGAGTGTGTGCAGGGCTCAGGGCAGACGTACAGGGGGACGGCGGCCGTCACTAAGAGGGGCTCCAGCTGTCTTCCCTGGGACTCACCACTCATCACCCGCAAGTTCTACAACGCATGGAGGTCTGACACCAGACAGCTGGGGCTGGGGAGTCACAACTTCTGCAG GAACCCAGACGGTGATCTCGGCCCCTGGTGTCACGTCTACAGGAACATGAAGCTGACCTGGGAACTCTGCGACATCACCAAATGCC CGAGGAGACCAACCACCATTACTACTCTAGGCCCCAAGGCTCCcaccagcaacaacaacaacagag GTACCTGTGGCCAGCGTGCTGACAACAATCGGAGTCTCCCCTCCTTCCGTATCCTGGGAGGAGCCCGGGAGAGTGACATCACAGAGCAGCCGTGGCAGGCAGCCATCAACGTGTACCGGCCCAGAAACAAGGCACACTTATTCCTGTGTGGAGGGGTCCTTATAGACTCCTGCTGGGTCCTCTCTGCTGCACACTGCTTCGAGGACGG GTTTAAACCAGAGCGGCTGCAGGTGGTTCTAGGCAGGACGTTTCGTAAGAACTCCTCCAGCAGTGAGCAGATCTTTGAGGTGGAGAAGTACTGGAGCCACGAGAAATACAACAAGGAAACCTTTGACAACGACATTG tctTGATGAAGCTGAAGAGTGATATTGGCCTGTGTGCTGTGAACTCGCCGGAGGTCCTACCCGCCTGTCTGCCTGACCCAGGCCTGGTACTGCCCGACTGGACCGAGTGTGAGATCTCCGGCTACGGCAAAGAGAAGGAGT TTGATGCGATGTACTCTGAGCGGGTGAAGAGGGGTCACGTGAGGTTGTGGCCTCAGGACCGCTGTGTCCCTAATGTCTTATCTGGACGTCTGGTCACCTCCAACATGCTGTGTGCCGGGGACACCCGTGGTCTGGACGACGCCTGCAAG gGGGACTCTGGCGGTCCTCTTGTCTGTCCCAAGGATGGGAGGATGACTCTGATGGGGCTGATCAGCTGGGGAGATGGCTGTGGGAAGAAAGACACGCCCGGGGTGTACACACGTGTTACACAATACactgactggatcagcagcaaGAAACAGGAAACTAGCCAGTAA
- the plat gene encoding tissue-type plasminogen activator isoform X3 → MWGVTDRKDPDTTMARVLGLLLFLSALCCSLADKIELRRTKRGTRYYKARCVDGQSAAVRGYGDTWMRWRGQRAEYCRCASQGQERCHYVPVITCYQSRCYNGGTCKEAVYSSDYLCQCPPGFTGAQCEINTNEKCVVGQGKGYRGTWSTSRIGSECINWNSTNLRGKKFTAKRPEANSLGLGNHNFCRNPDGDLGPWCHVYRNMKLTWELCDITKCPRRPTTITTLGPKAPTSNNNNRGTCGQRADNNRSLPSFRILGGARESDITEQPWQAAINVYRPRNKAHLFLCGGVLIDSCWVLSAAHCFEDGFKPERLQVVLGRTFRKNSSSSEQIFEVEKYWSHEKYNKETFDNDIVLMKLKSDIGLCAVNSPEVLPACLPDPGLVLPDWTECEISGYGKEKEFDAMYSERVKRGHVRLWPQDRCVPNVLSGRLVTSNMLCAGDTRGLDDACKGDSGGPLVCPKDGRMTLMGLISWGDGCGKKDTPGVYTRVTQYTDWISSKKQETSQ, encoded by the exons ATGTGGGGAGTGACAGA CAGAAAAGATCCAGACACGACCATGGCCAGAGTATTGGGACTTCTGCTCTTCCTGTCAGCTCTCTGCTGCTCCCTAGCGGACAAA ATTGAGCTTCGTCGCACGAAGAGAGGCACACGCTACTATAAAG cgcGTTGTGTGGATGGCCAGTCAGCTGCGGTGCGTGGTTATGGGGATACATGGATGAGATGGAGGGGACAGCGTGCGGAGTACTGCCGCTGTGCATCACAAGGACAAGAGCGCTGTCACTATGTGCCCGTCATCA CCTGCTATCAGTCAAGGTGCTACAACGGGGGAACCTGTAAGGAGGCGGTCTACTCCTCTGACTATCTGTGCCAGTGTCCACCAGGCTTCACAGGAGCCCAGTGTGAGATCA aCACCAATGAGAAGTGTGTGGTGGGCCAGGGTAAAGGCTATCGTGGTACGTGGAGTACCAGTCGGATCGGCTCAGAATGTATCAACTGGAACTCTACAAACCTCAGAGGGAAGAAGTTCACCGCCAAGAGACCAGAGGCTAACAGCCTAGGGCTGGGCAACCACAACTtctgcag GAACCCAGACGGTGATCTCGGCCCCTGGTGTCACGTCTACAGGAACATGAAGCTGACCTGGGAACTCTGCGACATCACCAAATGCC CGAGGAGACCAACCACCATTACTACTCTAGGCCCCAAGGCTCCcaccagcaacaacaacaacagag GTACCTGTGGCCAGCGTGCTGACAACAATCGGAGTCTCCCCTCCTTCCGTATCCTGGGAGGAGCCCGGGAGAGTGACATCACAGAGCAGCCGTGGCAGGCAGCCATCAACGTGTACCGGCCCAGAAACAAGGCACACTTATTCCTGTGTGGAGGGGTCCTTATAGACTCCTGCTGGGTCCTCTCTGCTGCACACTGCTTCGAGGACGG GTTTAAACCAGAGCGGCTGCAGGTGGTTCTAGGCAGGACGTTTCGTAAGAACTCCTCCAGCAGTGAGCAGATCTTTGAGGTGGAGAAGTACTGGAGCCACGAGAAATACAACAAGGAAACCTTTGACAACGACATTG tctTGATGAAGCTGAAGAGTGATATTGGCCTGTGTGCTGTGAACTCGCCGGAGGTCCTACCCGCCTGTCTGCCTGACCCAGGCCTGGTACTGCCCGACTGGACCGAGTGTGAGATCTCCGGCTACGGCAAAGAGAAGGAGT TTGATGCGATGTACTCTGAGCGGGTGAAGAGGGGTCACGTGAGGTTGTGGCCTCAGGACCGCTGTGTCCCTAATGTCTTATCTGGACGTCTGGTCACCTCCAACATGCTGTGTGCCGGGGACACCCGTGGTCTGGACGACGCCTGCAAG gGGGACTCTGGCGGTCCTCTTGTCTGTCCCAAGGATGGGAGGATGACTCTGATGGGGCTGATCAGCTGGGGAGATGGCTGTGGGAAGAAAGACACGCCCGGGGTGTACACACGTGTTACACAATACactgactggatcagcagcaaGAAACAGGAAACTAGCCAGTAA
- the plat gene encoding tissue-type plasminogen activator isoform X2 gives MARVLGLLLFLSALCCSLADKIELRRTKRGTRYYKARCVDGQSAAVRGYGDTWMRWRGQRAEYCRCASQGQERCHYVPVITCYQSRCYNGGTCKEAVYSSDYLCQCPPGFTGAQCEINTNEKCVVGQGKGYRGTWSTSRIGSECINWNSTNLRGKKFTAKRPEANSLGLGNHNFCRNPDNDTKPWCYVYKGTQIAWEFCTLSSCPADQSPVECVQGSGQTYRGTAAVTKRGSSCLPWDSPLITRKFYNAWRSDTRQLGLGSHNFCRNPDGDLGPWCHVYRNMKLTWELCDITKCPRRPTTITTLGPKAPTSNNNNRGTCGQRADNNRSLPSFRILGGARESDITEQPWQAAINVYRPRNKAHLFLCGGVLIDSCWVLSAAHCFEDGFKPERLQVVLGRTFRKNSSSSEQIFEVEKYWSHEKYNKETFDNDIVLMKLKSDIGLCAVNSPEVLPACLPDPGLVLPDWTECEISGYGKEKEFDAMYSERVKRGHVRLWPQDRCVPNVLSGRLVTSNMLCAGDTRGLDDACKGDSGGPLVCPKDGRMTLMGLISWGDGCGKKDTPGVYTRVTQYTDWISSKKQETSQ, from the exons ATGGCCAGAGTATTGGGACTTCTGCTCTTCCTGTCAGCTCTCTGCTGCTCCCTAGCGGACAAA ATTGAGCTTCGTCGCACGAAGAGAGGCACACGCTACTATAAAG cgcGTTGTGTGGATGGCCAGTCAGCTGCGGTGCGTGGTTATGGGGATACATGGATGAGATGGAGGGGACAGCGTGCGGAGTACTGCCGCTGTGCATCACAAGGACAAGAGCGCTGTCACTATGTGCCCGTCATCA CCTGCTATCAGTCAAGGTGCTACAACGGGGGAACCTGTAAGGAGGCGGTCTACTCCTCTGACTATCTGTGCCAGTGTCCACCAGGCTTCACAGGAGCCCAGTGTGAGATCA aCACCAATGAGAAGTGTGTGGTGGGCCAGGGTAAAGGCTATCGTGGTACGTGGAGTACCAGTCGGATCGGCTCAGAATGTATCAACTGGAACTCTACAAACCTCAGAGGGAAGAAGTTCACCGCCAAGAGACCAGAGGCTAACAGCCTAGGGCTGGGCAACCACAACTtctgcag gaatcCAGACAATGATACTAAGCCATGGTGTTATGTCTACAAGGGAACCCAGATAGCCTGGGAGTTCTGTACTCTCTCCAGCTGCCCAGCAG ACCAGAGCCCAGTGGAGTGTGTGCAGGGCTCAGGGCAGACGTACAGGGGGACGGCGGCCGTCACTAAGAGGGGCTCCAGCTGTCTTCCCTGGGACTCACCACTCATCACCCGCAAGTTCTACAACGCATGGAGGTCTGACACCAGACAGCTGGGGCTGGGGAGTCACAACTTCTGCAG GAACCCAGACGGTGATCTCGGCCCCTGGTGTCACGTCTACAGGAACATGAAGCTGACCTGGGAACTCTGCGACATCACCAAATGCC CGAGGAGACCAACCACCATTACTACTCTAGGCCCCAAGGCTCCcaccagcaacaacaacaacagag GTACCTGTGGCCAGCGTGCTGACAACAATCGGAGTCTCCCCTCCTTCCGTATCCTGGGAGGAGCCCGGGAGAGTGACATCACAGAGCAGCCGTGGCAGGCAGCCATCAACGTGTACCGGCCCAGAAACAAGGCACACTTATTCCTGTGTGGAGGGGTCCTTATAGACTCCTGCTGGGTCCTCTCTGCTGCACACTGCTTCGAGGACGG GTTTAAACCAGAGCGGCTGCAGGTGGTTCTAGGCAGGACGTTTCGTAAGAACTCCTCCAGCAGTGAGCAGATCTTTGAGGTGGAGAAGTACTGGAGCCACGAGAAATACAACAAGGAAACCTTTGACAACGACATTG tctTGATGAAGCTGAAGAGTGATATTGGCCTGTGTGCTGTGAACTCGCCGGAGGTCCTACCCGCCTGTCTGCCTGACCCAGGCCTGGTACTGCCCGACTGGACCGAGTGTGAGATCTCCGGCTACGGCAAAGAGAAGGAGT TTGATGCGATGTACTCTGAGCGGGTGAAGAGGGGTCACGTGAGGTTGTGGCCTCAGGACCGCTGTGTCCCTAATGTCTTATCTGGACGTCTGGTCACCTCCAACATGCTGTGTGCCGGGGACACCCGTGGTCTGGACGACGCCTGCAAG gGGGACTCTGGCGGTCCTCTTGTCTGTCCCAAGGATGGGAGGATGACTCTGATGGGGCTGATCAGCTGGGGAGATGGCTGTGGGAAGAAAGACACGCCCGGGGTGTACACACGTGTTACACAATACactgactggatcagcagcaaGAAACAGGAAACTAGCCAGTAA
- the si:dkeyp-117b11.1 gene encoding B-cell linker protein translates to MTMSFFGKLKNLHSGPPAPPKRIENNAGYGGWPEDEFDEEDGDTYEAPPCERPAMKVPPRHVEENVYLDRTSERSNRVLPKRQAAPPPRPVKMAPMGKASKQQPHHQPDPDEFYIDPNTKKPPEVDRKEKPGKRSTPKKSAPPPSRPAPAQAPPPAEEDVYLDPNEGQGDSDDLYLEPTAACPPAPRGPIRMPLPPKTAVAPPPMPIKPPVPRAKSSSLLVSEAKTALPPDVKRSTFPGKLPPPTPGIKPPLPASLKEPKPSPPPPPTVDTTAAVSPSGMKTTMQAGKEEKEWFAGNCNRKTAEDLLLQINKDGAFLIRCSSAQNARQPYTLAVLYRQKVYNIPIRFLEETRGYALGKEGKKNEEFFCSLQEIISHHKNNQLLLIDSKSQAKHTTYLTHPARP, encoded by the exons ATGACAATG AGTTTCTTTGGAAAATTAAAGAACCT ACACAGTGGGCCTCCAGCTCCACCCAAAAGAATAG AGAACAATGCGGGATATGGTGGCTGGCCAGAAGATGagttt gacgaGGAGGATGGGGACACATATGAGGCTCCCCCCTGTGAGCGACCCGCCATGAAGGTTCCTCCCAGACATGTGGAGGAGAATGTCTATTTGG ATAGGACATCAGAGAGGTCCAATCGTGTTCTTCCCAAAAGGCAGGCAGCTCCGCCCCCAAGGCCAGTCAAGATGGCGCCCATGGGCAAAGCATCG AAACAGCAGCCTCACCATCAGCCTGACCCTGATGAGTTCTACATCGACCCCAACACCAAGAAAC ctCCTGAGGTAGACAGGAAGGAGAAGCCAGGGAAAAGGTCTACTCCTAAGAAGtctgcccctcctccttcccgCCCTGCCCCTGCTCAAGCCCCTCCGCCTGCAGAGGAAG ATGTCTACCTGGATCCTAATGAAGGACAG GGAGACAGTGATGACCTGTATCTAGAGCCCACAGCAG CTTGCCCCCCTGCTCCTCGCGGGCCCATAAGGATGCCCCTCCCACCCAAGACAGCAGTTGCCCCTCCCCCCATGCCCAT AAAACCTCCAGTGCCCAGAGCCAAGTCG AGTTCTCTATTGGTCAGTGAGGCAAAGACAG ctcTTCCGCCTGATGTGAAACGCTCCACGTTCCCTGGCAAGCTGCCCCCACCCACCCCAGGCATCAAACCCCCCCTCCCCGCGTCCCTAAAGGAACCCAAACCCAG cccccctccccctcccactgTAGACACTACCGCAGCAG TTTCTCCCTCTGGTATGAAGACAACCATGCAGGCAGGAAAGGAG GAGAAAGAGTGGTTCGCTGGAAACTGCAATAGAAAGACTGCTGAGGACCTCTTACTGCAGATCAACAag gatggGGCATTCCTGATACGTTGCAGTTCGGCCCAGAACGCGCGTCAGCCCTACACGCTGGCTGTCCTATACAGACAGAAGGTCTATAACATCCCCATCCGCTTTCTGGAGGAGACGCGCGGCTACGCCCTCGGAAAGGAGGGCAAGAAGAACGAGGAG TTTTTCTGTAGTCTCCAGGAGATCATCTCTCATCACAAGAATAACCAACTGCTGCTGATCGATAGCAAGAGTCAGGCCAAGCACACCACATATCTCACCCATCCAGCCCGTCCATAA